The Megalopta genalis isolate 19385.01 chromosome 12, iyMegGena1_principal, whole genome shotgun sequence genome window below encodes:
- the crc gene encoding bZIP transcription factor crc isoform X2 codes for MAAICYSEPFSDWLEEKIELPIFEELPSPENGHLKPTTYNEVTKIPQQDDTQTLLQEFETVLGDVEACHQIVPTSSSTLTPPQSPPPPLHKPLSVDTQLLITLQPVQPLYSNHQSMYDVVVPEEKTYTNEVPVQWNPKNIMLDPLNTDVAHDLAVVDEYVRLQTEDIPPSSPCTSSGGSYTSSEDSVDDPDWIFETERKCTKQSTSSSARSRQKPYSRPSVEDKKVRKKEQNKNAATRYRQKKKQEIKEILGEERELADHNDKLKNQVKDLQREIGYLKGLMRDLFKAKGLMK; via the coding sequence AACCTTTTTCCGACTGGTTGGaggaaaagatagaattacccATTTTCGAGGAATTACCAAGTCCTGAAAATGGACATCTTAAACCAACCACATACAACGAAGTTACAAAGATCCCTCAGCAAGATGATACACAAACACTactgcaagaatttgaaactgttCTGGGAGATGTGGAAGCTTGCCATCAAATAGTCCCTACGTCGAGTTCCACGCTTACACCACCTCAATCACCACCGCCACCACTTCATAAACCATTAAGCGTGGACACCCAATTACTTATTACCTTGCAACCTGTACAACCACTATACTCCAATCATCAGTCCATGTACGATGTGGTGGTACCCGAAGAAAAAACGTACACTAATGAAGTACCTGTACAGTGGAATCCAAAAAACATAATGTTAGATCCATTAAACACAGACGTTGCACACGACTTAGCTGTGGTGGATGAATACGTGCGGTTGCAAACCGAGGATATTCCACCATCTAGTCCATGCACCAGTTCAGGTGGTAGTTACACATCGTCAGAAGATTCTGTAGACGATCCAGATTGGATTTTTGAAACTGAGAGAAAATGTACAAAACAATCAACTAGCTCCTCAGCCAGAAGCCGTCAAAAACCATATTCCCGTCCATCCGTGGAAGACAAAAAAGTccgaaaaaaggaacaaaataaaaatgcggCTACACGTTATAGGCAAAAGAAAAAACAAGAGATCAAAGAAATATTAGGAGAGGAACGTGAACTCGCGGATCATAACGACAAATTAAAGAATCAAGTAAAAGACTTGCAGCGAGAAATTGGGTACTTAAAAGGCTTGATGAGAGACTTATTTAAAGCCAAGGGTCTGATGAAGTAA